A section of the Ignavibacteriales bacterium genome encodes:
- the dnaE gene encoding DNA polymerase III subunit alpha, translating into MPHEFIHLHNHTHYSLLDAIATVDGLVQAAVDNKMKAVALTDHGVMYGAMEFYKKCRKNDIKPIIGCEVYVAQSGSRLERGKKNDTSDEVRSENSDGLSSTNINYAHLILLAKDEVGYRNLLKLVSIGHTEGFYYKPRIDLEVLSQYNQGLVATSACAGGVISCYITRNDMDMARKMVGQYKDIFGDDFYLEIQNHLTIDAEQKVLEWMPKLAKEFGLKLIVTNDCHYIKPEHAIAHNIYLHISAKQSKVQDSYEILNNLRYGTDQVYFKSAKEMCELFRDYPDAIKSTLEVTEKCNLDLDLSKNHMPRFEIPKEDETEDLDEYLKKLSYEGLEKRIKNPGKDEHDRLNYELSVIEKMEFAGYFLIVQDFIRAAKERGILVGPGRGSAAGSLVCYALGITDVNPLEYNLLFERFLNPERISMPDIDVDFQDDRRDEIIQYAKEKFGDNSVAQIITFNKLAPRGVLKDVGRVLNFPFNEINDLTKHIPIVFGKVTPLTRCMDEVEDFKNYFKKSPPDLKDERKKLYEYSQVLENLNKNSSIHASGVVIAPSDVVDYVPLSKVTGEEDVFCTQYDMNQLEDAGLIKMDFLGLKELKVIGRTLKLVNDHHNTDLTVDKIPLDDEKTYELFGSGSTVGIFQFSKSKMREYLAKMKPKNINDLAAMNALYRPGPMKLIPDFIEKRFGRKEVTYLHPLMENSLKETYGIIVFQEQVMQIAREVAGFTMAQADNMRKAMGKKIKAMMDEVKVHFIKGAEENGVPKKTAEQIFSLILDFADYGFNKSHGVAYSILAFYTAYLKTHYPVEFLAVSMACRKDSETELQELAFECKKMNVDLLSPNINSGSVDFTVKYLDEGDKVGEIIYGLSAIKNVGEKAVQNIVEEREENGPYKSFVDFLKRVDLRLVNRKTLEGLIFAGAFDDIEPNRNKLYSNLERTVAYAQRYKTLPESQGQEGLFTMGKGGNEYEDSFILGDAPEFEKVEKYIREKSAIGFYLTGHPLENYKEEISLFTNLDFGVDVNELDFNSLGTVKVCGVISNFQPRISKRGKKFATFDLIDTYGSAECIAFESIIVQSGNFLKNDSVVYVTGRADENGDSIKLVIEDIFPMTQLRERLGSYALIKLNDKEDDVFEKLEKIKSVVSEYPGNCFLYFRVKNNGSYQDWKSREFKLKLSEDLISNLKEIVGESNLEIN; encoded by the coding sequence ATGCCTCACGAATTTATACATCTTCACAATCATACTCATTATTCGCTCCTTGATGCGATTGCAACTGTTGACGGTCTTGTGCAGGCTGCCGTTGATAATAAAATGAAAGCAGTTGCGCTGACCGACCACGGCGTAATGTATGGTGCAATGGAGTTCTATAAAAAATGCCGTAAGAATGATATCAAACCTATCATCGGTTGTGAAGTCTACGTCGCGCAGTCGGGTTCACGTCTTGAGCGCGGTAAAAAAAATGATACCTCTGACGAGGTCCGCTCCGAAAATTCCGACGGTCTTTCTTCTACTAATATTAATTACGCGCACCTTATACTCCTCGCAAAAGATGAGGTTGGTTACCGTAATCTCTTAAAGCTTGTCTCCATTGGGCACACAGAAGGCTTCTATTATAAGCCGCGTATAGATCTTGAAGTATTAAGCCAGTATAATCAGGGACTTGTTGCCACCTCCGCGTGCGCCGGAGGAGTGATTTCCTGCTATATTACCCGAAATGACATGGACATGGCGCGTAAGATGGTTGGACAATACAAAGACATCTTTGGCGATGACTTCTATCTGGAAATTCAAAACCACCTCACTATTGATGCCGAACAGAAAGTTCTGGAGTGGATGCCTAAGCTTGCAAAAGAGTTCGGACTGAAACTGATCGTTACAAACGATTGCCATTACATAAAACCAGAGCATGCCATCGCTCACAATATATATCTGCACATCAGCGCTAAGCAGTCCAAAGTGCAGGACAGTTATGAGATTCTAAACAATCTCCGTTACGGAACTGACCAGGTTTATTTTAAATCCGCGAAAGAGATGTGTGAGCTCTTCCGTGATTATCCTGATGCGATTAAATCAACCCTTGAGGTAACCGAAAAATGTAACCTCGACCTCGATCTGTCTAAAAACCACATGCCCCGTTTTGAGATTCCAAAAGAGGACGAAACCGAAGACCTGGATGAATATCTGAAAAAGCTCTCTTATGAAGGACTGGAAAAAAGGATAAAGAACCCAGGCAAAGATGAGCACGATCGCCTTAATTATGAACTTTCTGTTATAGAAAAAATGGAGTTCGCAGGATACTTCCTTATTGTGCAGGATTTTATTCGTGCCGCTAAGGAGAGAGGAATTCTCGTTGGTCCCGGTAGGGGAAGCGCGGCAGGAAGCCTGGTATGTTATGCCCTGGGCATCACCGATGTAAATCCGCTCGAATACAATCTCCTCTTCGAGCGTTTCCTGAATCCCGAAAGAATATCTATGCCTGATATAGACGTTGATTTTCAGGATGATCGCAGGGATGAAATTATACAATACGCGAAAGAAAAATTTGGCGATAATTCCGTTGCCCAGATAATCACCTTCAATAAACTTGCTCCCCGTGGCGTTCTAAAGGACGTCGGCCGTGTTCTCAATTTCCCGTTCAACGAAATTAATGACCTTACAAAGCATATCCCCATCGTCTTCGGAAAGGTAACACCTCTTACAAGGTGTATGGATGAAGTGGAAGACTTTAAAAACTACTTCAAAAAATCTCCTCCCGATTTAAAAGATGAGAGAAAAAAACTATACGAGTATTCACAGGTTCTTGAAAATCTCAACAAAAATTCCTCCATCCACGCGTCTGGCGTTGTAATTGCTCCGTCTGACGTTGTTGACTATGTACCGCTGTCTAAGGTCACGGGCGAGGAAGATGTCTTCTGCACGCAGTACGATATGAATCAGCTCGAGGATGCCGGGCTCATTAAGATGGACTTCCTTGGGCTCAAAGAATTAAAGGTAATTGGCAGGACTCTCAAACTAGTCAATGATCACCACAATACCGATCTCACAGTCGATAAGATCCCGCTCGATGACGAAAAAACCTATGAACTCTTCGGCTCCGGCTCGACCGTTGGTATATTCCAGTTTTCAAAAAGCAAGATGCGTGAGTATCTCGCAAAGATGAAGCCCAAGAATATCAACGACCTCGCCGCTATGAACGCGCTCTATCGCCCCGGTCCGATGAAGCTTATTCCCGATTTCATAGAAAAACGTTTCGGTCGCAAAGAGGTTACGTACCTTCACCCGCTTATGGAAAACTCCCTAAAGGAAACTTACGGAATTATTGTATTCCAGGAGCAGGTGATGCAGATCGCGCGTGAAGTCGCGGGTTTCACCATGGCGCAGGCTGACAATATGAGAAAAGCCATGGGTAAGAAGATAAAAGCAATGATGGATGAGGTAAAGGTTCACTTCATCAAAGGTGCTGAAGAAAATGGAGTACCTAAAAAGACGGCGGAACAGATCTTCTCTTTAATACTGGATTTTGCCGACTACGGCTTTAATAAATCGCACGGCGTCGCTTACTCGATTTTGGCGTTTTACACCGCGTACCTCAAAACACACTATCCTGTCGAATTCCTTGCCGTCTCCATGGCATGTAGAAAGGACAGTGAGACTGAACTGCAGGAGCTTGCCTTCGAATGCAAAAAAATGAATGTCGATCTTCTCTCTCCAAACATTAATAGTGGCTCGGTTGATTTTACGGTTAAGTATCTCGACGAAGGAGACAAAGTAGGGGAGATTATCTACGGGCTTAGCGCCATAAAAAATGTCGGCGAAAAAGCCGTACAAAACATTGTCGAAGAGCGGGAAGAGAATGGTCCTTATAAGAGCTTTGTGGACTTCCTTAAACGAGTAGATTTACGGCTTGTAAACCGTAAAACACTTGAAGGGCTTATCTTTGCCGGGGCTTTTGACGATATCGAACCCAACCGTAATAAGCTCTATTCAAATCTTGAGCGTACCGTCGCCTATGCGCAGAGATATAAGACCCTCCCCGAATCACAGGGGCAGGAAGGTCTCTTTACTATGGGTAAAGGTGGTAACGAATACGAAGATAGTTTCATTCTCGGCGATGCGCCGGAGTTTGAAAAAGTGGAAAAATATATACGCGAAAAATCTGCCATTGGCTTTTATCTTACGGGACATCCGCTGGAGAACTATAAAGAGGAGATTTCTCTCTTCACCAACCTCGATTTCGGTGTTGATGTTAATGAACTCGACTTCAATTCCCTTGGTACTGTAAAGGTCTGCGGGGTTATTTCCAATTTCCAGCCCAGGATATCTAAACGTGGCAAAAAATTCGCTACTTTTGACCTTATTGACACATACGGCTCAGCGGAATGTATCGCTTTTGAGAGTATTATTGTACAGTCCGGTAATTTTTTAAAAAATGATTCTGTTGTATATGTTACCGGCAGAGCTGACGAGAACGGAGATTCGATAAAACTTGTTATAGAGGATATATTCCCAATGACCCAGCTTAGAGAAAGGCTGGGCAGTTATGCCCTCATAAAGCTCAATGATAAAGAAGATGATGTTTTTGAGAAACTTGAGAAAATAAAATCCGTAGTATCAGAATACCCGGGAAATTGTTTTTTATACTTTAGAGTAAAAAACAACGGCTCCTATCAGGACTGGAAATCCCGTGAATTTAAGCTTAAACTCTCTGAGGATTTAATTTCCAACTTGAAAGAAATTGTTGGGGAGAGTAATTTAGAAATAAATTAA
- a CDS encoding FAD-dependent oxidoreductase: MSPKQKKKLIILGSGFAAYGVIKKIDLDSYDVVNISPRNHFLFTPLLPSTTVGTIAFRSIIEPIRSLRKVRFFMGECLSIDHQNKKVKCLDKDSGEKFDMDYDYLIIGVGEITNTFGIEGVKKYAYFLRELSDARKIRVKIIDCFEDANLPGLSEDEIRDKLRFVICGGGPTGVEFAAELNDLLEEDIKKKYPGLLQYTEIILVDAAQKILSSFSQKLSEYAMKVFNRAKIDLKMNSIVTDVQKDCLTLKDGTIIKYSMLVWATGNTALPFVKDTPFEKDKNGKIITDNYFRVPGYDGIFAVGDCSEIKDKPLPATAQVAQREGYFIAKYLNKIAKGKECGPFRYKNLGMLAYIGSNKALADTPQFKGSGFNTWIFWRSAYLTKLVGLRNKIHVLFDWIMTSVFGRDLSNF, translated from the coding sequence ATGAGCCCAAAGCAAAAAAAGAAGCTCATCATACTTGGTTCCGGCTTTGCCGCTTACGGTGTTATTAAAAAGATCGACCTCGATTCCTATGACGTTGTAAATATCAGCCCCCGAAATCACTTCCTTTTTACTCCGCTCCTTCCCAGTACAACAGTTGGTACGATAGCTTTCCGCAGTATTATCGAACCCATACGTTCCTTACGAAAAGTCCGCTTTTTCATGGGTGAATGCCTCAGTATTGATCATCAGAATAAAAAAGTAAAATGTTTGGATAAGGATTCCGGCGAAAAGTTCGATATGGATTATGACTATCTTATCATCGGGGTAGGTGAGATCACGAATACTTTCGGCATCGAGGGTGTGAAAAAATACGCTTACTTCCTGCGTGAACTTAGCGACGCACGAAAGATACGTGTTAAAATAATCGACTGCTTCGAGGATGCGAACCTGCCCGGCTTGAGTGAAGATGAGATCCGGGACAAACTCCGTTTCGTTATCTGCGGGGGAGGACCTACCGGTGTGGAGTTCGCTGCTGAATTAAATGACCTTCTGGAAGAGGATATCAAAAAGAAATATCCCGGTCTCCTCCAGTATACCGAGATCATCCTCGTTGACGCGGCGCAAAAAATACTCAGCTCGTTTAGTCAAAAGCTCAGTGAGTACGCGATGAAAGTCTTCAACCGTGCCAAGATTGACCTCAAAATGAATTCCATTGTAACCGACGTGCAAAAGGATTGCCTGACTTTGAAAGACGGCACTATAATTAAATACTCCATGCTGGTTTGGGCAACAGGCAATACCGCGCTTCCTTTCGTAAAGGACACACCATTCGAGAAAGATAAGAATGGCAAGATTATAACGGACAATTACTTCAGAGTCCCGGGATATGACGGGATCTTTGCGGTCGGCGACTGTTCTGAAATTAAAGACAAACCTCTCCCCGCAACAGCACAGGTTGCACAGCGTGAAGGATATTTCATCGCAAAATACCTGAACAAAATTGCAAAAGGGAAGGAGTGCGGCCCCTTCCGGTATAAAAATCTTGGAATGCTGGCTTATATTGGAAGTAATAAGGCGCTTGCTGATACTCCCCAGTTCAAAGGCTCCGGTTTTAATACATGGATCTTCTGGCGAAGTGCTTATCTGACAAAACTCGTCGGACTCCGAAATAAGATACATGTCTTGTTCGACTGGATAATGACCTCCGTATTCGGCCGCGACCTCAGCAACTTCTAA
- the trxA gene encoding thioredoxin → MALMEITDGNFETEVRNSDKPVLIDFWAVWCGPCKMIAPIVEEIATEYDGQVKVGKLDVDNNQQVAMEFGIRSIPTLLIFKGGQVVDQIVGAVPKDHIIGKLSAHLN, encoded by the coding sequence ATGGCATTAATGGAAATCACTGATGGTAATTTCGAAACTGAAGTTAGAAATTCCGATAAACCTGTGTTGATCGATTTTTGGGCAGTATGGTGCGGACCATGTAAAATGATCGCTCCTATCGTTGAAGAGATTGCGACCGAGTATGATGGACAAGTAAAAGTCGGTAAGCTTGACGTTGATAATAATCAGCAGGTAGCAATGGAGTTTGGTATTAGAAGTATCCCAACACTTTTGATCTTCAAAGGCGGGCAGGTAGTTGACCAGATAGTCGGCGCAGTTCCAAAAGATCATATTATTGGTAAGCTTAGCGCTCACCTTAATTAA
- a CDS encoding YjbQ family protein, with the protein MKSYRKELWFEVKKRRELINITPDVERCVQESGIKEGLVLCNAMHITASVFINDDESGLHQDYEAWLEKLAPEKPHSQYKHNGYEDNADAHLKRTIMGREVVVAVTDGELDFGPWEQIFYGEFDGKRKKRVLVKIIGE; encoded by the coding sequence ATGAAATCATACAGAAAAGAGCTTTGGTTTGAGGTCAAGAAGCGGAGAGAACTGATCAATATTACGCCGGATGTGGAGAGATGCGTACAGGAAAGCGGGATCAAGGAGGGGCTCGTACTTTGTAATGCGATGCACATTACGGCAAGCGTATTCATAAATGATGATGAGAGCGGACTGCACCAGGATTATGAGGCATGGCTGGAGAAACTCGCCCCGGAGAAACCGCATTCACAATATAAGCACAACGGATACGAGGATAATGCCGACGCGCATCTAAAAAGGACGATAATGGGTCGAGAAGTGGTAGTGGCCGTAACGGACGGGGAGCTGGATTTCGGACCGTGGGAGCAGATATTTTACGGGGAGTTCGACGGGAAGAGGAAAAAGAGAGTGCTGGTGAAGATAATCGGGGAATGA